GTAATTCCCTTTAAGGGTGCCTGGATAGAATTTGCTACAGACATCAACAATGTGATGTATGCTTATATTGACCGTAAAAAGAAGTTTCCGGTAACTACCTTGTTACGGGCAATTGGTTATGACACGGATAAGTCTATTTTAGAATTGTTTGACCTTGCCAATGAAATTCAGGTAACTCAAACTACCCTGGAGGCTAATCTTGGAAAAAAACTGGCAGCGAGGGTTCTTAGAACCTGGGTCGAAGATTTTGTTGATGAAGATACCGGTGAAGTTGTTACCATAGAGCGAAATGAAGTATTATTGGACAGGGATACTGTATTAGACGAAAATAATATACAGGATATTCTCGAAACGGGTATTGCAACCATCATTCTTCAAAAAGACGAACGTGCAGGAGATTTTGCAATTATTTTGAATACTTTGCAAAAGGATACTTCCAACTCTGAATTAGAAGCTGTTCAGCATATATACAGACAATTAAGAGGTGCTGACCCCCCGGATGAAGAAACAGCCCGTGGTATTATTGACAAACTATTTTTCTCGGATAAACGATATGATTTGGGGGAAGTAGGACGTTACAAAATCAACAAGAAGTTAAAGTTGACAACTTCTGAATCTGTAAGAGTGCTTACTAAGGAAGATATCATCAGTATGGTAGAATATCTGGTGAAATTGACCAATCAGAACGCAGAGATTGACGATATTGATCATTTAAGTAACCGCCGTATTCGGACAGTTGGTGAACAATTGTTTGCACAGTTTAGTGTTGGTTTAGCAAGAATGGCAAGAACTATACGCGAACGTATGAATGTTAGGGATACAGAGGTTTTTACACCAATTGACCTGATTAATGCACGTACTTTGTCTTCTGTTATCAATACATTTTTCGGAACCAGCCAACTTTCACAGTTTTTAGACCAAACTAACCCACTTTCTGAAATCACGCATAAACGCCGTATTTCTGCTTTAGGTCCTGGTGGGTTATCTAGAGAAAGGGCTGGTTTTGAAGTCCGGGACGTACACTATTCTCACTATGGACGCCTTTGTACGATTGAAACCCCTGAAGGTCCAAATATCGGCTTAATTTCTACGATGTGCATTCATGCAAAAGTAAATGATTTGGGCTTTTTGGAAACTCCCTACCGAAAAGTGAGCGAAGGTAAGGTATTGATGGGGCCAAAAGATGTAGCCTATTTATCTGCTGAAGAGGAAGATGATAAAATGATTGGTCAGGCAATTGCAGAAATTGATTCGAAAGACGGCAGTATTAAGGCAGATAGAATTAAAGCCAGACAGGAAGGTGAGTTCCCTATTGTTGCTCCTGAAGAACTTCAATTTATTGACGTTGCATCAAACCAGATTGTTGGAGTTTCTGCTTCGTTAATCCCATTCTTGGAAAACGATGATGCAAACCGCGCTTTGATGGGGTCAAACATGCAGCGGCAGGCGGTTCCTCTGCTTCGTCCTGAAGTTCCGATTGTTGGAACAGGCTTGGAGGCAAAAGTAGCCCAGGACTCTCGAATGTTGCTCAACGCAGAACGAAAGGGGATCGTGGAATTTGTAGATTCTACCAAAATTGTAGTCCGATATGAACGAACGAATGAAGAGCGGATTGCTAGTTTTGAAGATGATTGTGTAACCTATGAACTAATTAAATTCAGACGTACCAATCAGGCAACTTGCATAAATCTCAAACCGGTCGTCCGAAAAGGCGATCTTGTCGAAGCAGGGCAGGCTTTATGCGAGGGTTTTGCTACAGCCAATGGTGAACTTTCATTAGGTCAGAATCTTACAGTTGCTTTCATGCCTTGGAAAGGTTATAACTTTGAGGATGCAATTGTGATTTCTGAACGTGTGGTCAGAGAAGACATCTTTTCATCTATTCATATCGAGTCTTTTGATTTAGAAGTCAGAGACACAAAATTGGGTGAAGAAGAATTGACCAATGATATTCCCAATGTCAGTGAAGATGCTACTAAAGATTTGGACGAGAACGGAATAATCAGAATAGGTGCTCATATCAAAGAAGGAGATATTCTGGTTGGTAAAATCACACCTAAAGGCGAATCTGATCCAACACCGGAAGAAAAACTGTTGCGGGCAATTTTTGGAGATAAGGCCGGTGATGTTAAAGACGCTTCCTTAAAAGTTCCACCTTCTATTGAAGGTGTTGTGATAGGAAAACAACTTTTTGCCCGTGCCAAGAAAAACAAAGAAAGCAAAGGCAAAGAAAAGGACGAAGTTACCAAAGCTGAACACGAACACAAAGTAGTATTGGACAAGTTGCGTGATATATTGTTGGGCAAACTGATGGAATTATTAGAAGGCAAAAGATCAGAAGGCATTCGCAATAACCACCAGGAAGAAGTAATTCCAGTTGGAGTGAAGTTCACACTTCCGATTTTAAGCGCTATAGATGATTTCAGAATATTGGATATGCGAAAATGGACAACTGATTCGCTGACCAACGATACATTGAAACGACTTGTTCACAATTATACAATCAAAGTTGGTGAAGAAATAGCCCGATTTAAACGTGTAAAATTCAGTATTACCATCGGAGATGAATTGCCTACTGGTGTTTTGAAATTAGCAAAAGTGTATATTGCCAAAAAACGAAAACTTCGCGTAGGTGATAAGTTGGCAGGCCGTCACGGTAACAAAGGAATTGTTGCGAAGATTGTACGTTTAGAAGACATGCCATTTTTAGCAGATGGTACGCCAATGGATATAGTACTCAACCCGATGGGGGTGCCTTCCCGGATGAACTTAGGGCAAATTTACGAAACCGTTTTAGGATGGGCCGGCAAAAAACTGGGGCTAAAATACGCTTGCCCTATCTTTGACGGGCCTACGGTTGATGTGATTGAATCTGAAATTAAAAAAGCCGGGTTGCCATCTTTAGGACAAACTTATTTATACGATGGAGAAACCGGTGACAGATTCCATCAGCCAGCTACCGTAGGGGTAATTTACATGCTAAAATTAGCCCACATGGTTGACGATAAGATGCACGCAAGGTCTATTGGTCCTTATTCATTAATCACACAACAGCCTCTTGGTGGAAAAGCACAGTTTGGAGGTCAGCGATTTGGTGAAATGGAAGTATGGGCATTGGAGGCTTTTGGTGCTTCTAATATTTTACGGGAAATGCTCACTGTTAAATCAGATGATATAATAGGTCGTGCGAAAGCTTATGAGGCAATAGTTAAAGGAGACGTAATACCAAATCCCGGTATTCCGGAATCTTTTAACGTTCTCATGCACGAGTTGCAAGGTTTAGCACTTGAATTGGATTTAAAATAGAAGGGTAAGAGTAGCTGAATACATGATCAGCAAGTTAACAACAAGTCTTCTAAGTTTTTCAAAACATTAAACCAAAAGGTAATTATGTCCGCAATTAAAAAAGATAAAGAGAAAAAGAAAAACGCTGACTTTACAAGCATTACTATAAGCCTTGCATCTCCGGATATCATATTGGCAAATTCTTATGGAGAGGTAACAAAGCCTGAAACCATTAACTACCGGACTTATAAACCGGAACGCGAAGGTTTGTTTTGTGAACGCATTTTCGGGCCTATTAAGGACTATGAATGCTTTTGCGGCAAATATAAGCGTATTCGTTACAAAGGTATTGTTTGCGACAGATGCGGAGTTGAAGTAACAGAAAAGAAAGTGCGTAGAGAGCGCATGGGGCATATCAAACTTGTTGTTCCGGTAGTACATATTTGGTATTTCAAATCACTGCCCAACAAAATCGGTTATATACTTGGAATGTCTTCTAAAAAAATGGAGACGGTTATTTATTATGAACGATACGTTGTGATTCAGCCGGGTGTTTTGGAAAACAAAGTGTCTTATCTCGACCTGCTCAACGAAGAAGACTATCTCGAAATGCTGGATGCCCTTCCAAAAGACAATCAACATTTGCCTGATACAGATCCTAATAAGTTCATAGCAAAAATGGGAGGTGAGGCTGTAAAAGATCTTTTAGAAAGAATAGATCTCGACAGTTTATCATTCCAATTGAGAACTTCCGCAGAAAATGAATCATCACAACAACGTAAAGCAGAAGCTCTTAAACGATTAAGTGTTGTTGAAGCTTTTCGCGAAGCAAATTCAGTCAGAGAGAACCGCCCTGAATGGATGGTTGTACAATACTTACCAGTTATTCCACCGGAATTACGACCGTTAGTTCCTTTGGATGGAGGCAGATTTGCCAGTTCTGATTTGAATGACCTTTACCGTAGAGTGATTATCAGAAACAATCGTCTTAAAAGGTTGATTGAGATTAAGGCACCTGAAGTGATTTTGAGAAACGAAAAAAGAATGCTTCAGGAGTCAGTGGATTCTTTGTTTGATAATTCAAGAAAATCAAATGCGGTAAAAGCAGAAGGTGGACGAGCACTTAAATCTTTAAGTGACGTTTTGAAAGGCAAACAAGGACGTTTCCGACAAAACCTGCTTGGAAAAAGGGTAGATTATTCCGGTCGTTCGGTAATTGTAGTAGGTCCGACCTTGAAAATGCACGAATGTGGACTGCCTAAAGCAATGGCTGCTGAGTTGTTTAAACCATTTATTATCAGAAAACTGATTGAAAGAGGGATAGTAAAAACGGTAAAATCAGCAAAAAAATTAGTTGACCGGAAAGAGTCCGTAGTTTGGGATATTCTTGAAAACATTCTGAGAGGACATCCGGTATTGCTTAATCGGGCACCGACATTACACCGTTTATCAATTCAGGCCTTTCAGCCTGTATTAGTGGAAGGCAAGGCCATTCAGTTACACCCTCTCGTTTGTACGGCATTTAACGCTGACTTTGACGGAGACCAAATGGCGGTGCATGTTCCGTTAAGTAACGAAGCCATCCTGGAAGCTCAATTGTTGATGTTGTCCTCTCACAATATCCTCAATCCGCAAAATGGTACGCCTATTGCATTGCCTTCTCAGGATATGGTTTTGGGTCTTTACTATATCACCAAAGAAAGAAAAGGCATACCCGGTCATCCCATGAAGGGAGAAGGTAAAATGTTTTATTCTACCGAGGAGGTTATTATTGCTTTTAATGAGCGAGCACTTGATTTGCACAGTATCATTAAAGTGAAGGTAAAGGTTCGCAATGCAGAAGGCAATTTGTCAAGCCAACTCCTTACTACAACAACCGGCAGGGTCTTATTCAACGAAGTGGTGCCTTCTAAAGTTGGTTTCATAAATAAATTGCTTTCCAAAAAAGAACTCAGAACGGTTATTGGAGATATAATAAAAGTTGTTGGAATTTCAAGAACAGCTCAATTTTTAGATGATATCAAAAAAATGGGCTTTGAATGGGCATTTAAAGGGGGATTATCATTTAGTATTAACGACTTGCTGGTACCTTCTCAAAAACTTGAAATGATTCAACGAGCACAATCTGAAGTAGATGAAGTGGCTTCAAACTATGAGATTGGCTTAATTACCAATAACGAACGCTACAATCAGGTCATTGATATTTGGACCCGTTTAGGGACTCGAATCAGTGATACTTTAATCAGAGGTATTGAAGAAGATCGTCAGGGCTTTAACGCCTTATATATGATGTTCCATTCCGGTGCACGGGGTTCTAAAGAACAAATTAAACAGTTGGCCGGACTTAGAGGACTGATGGCGAAACCCAGAAAGTCGGGTTCTGTAGGACCGGAAATTGTAGAAAACCCAATTTTGGCAAACTTTAAAGAAGGGCTGTCAGTTTTGGAATATTTTATATCTACACACGGTGCAAGAAAAGGGTTGGCAGATACGGCATTGAAAACAGCAGATGCCGGTTACTTGACCAGAAGGTTGGTGGATGTGGCTCAGGATGTAATAATTTCAGAGGAAGATTGCTATACGTTGAGAGGAATTGAAATTTCTGCTCTAAAAGACAATGAAGATGTTGTAGAACCTTTGTATGAAAGAATCTTAGGACGTATGGCACTTCAGGATATTTACCACCCGCATACCGAAGAGTTGATTGTTGCTGCCGGTGAAGAGATTGGAGATGATATTGCCCGTTATATTGATGAGGAAACCGGAATTGAAAGTGTTGCTATCCGTTCAGTTTTGACTTGTGAATCTAAGTACGGTGTCTGTGTAAAATGTTACGGACGAAATCTTACCCATAACAGAATGGCACAGATTGGAGATGCAGTTGGAATCATTGCCGCTCAATCAATCGGTGAACCTGGAACCCAGTTGACCCTCCGTACTTTCCACGTTGGAGGTACTGCTTCTAACATAGCAACAGAATCAAAGTTGACTGCAAAATTCGACGGTATAATTGAACTTGATGAATTGCGTAGTTGTGTACACGTTGCTGAAAATGGAGATACTAAGGAAATTGTACTTGGAAGAAATGGTGAAGTCAGAATTTTAGATTCAAAAACCAATCGTCAATTGGTTATTAATAACATTCCTTATGGTGCAAACCTTTATGTCAAAAACGGACAGCAAGTTTCCAAAGGCGATGTAATTTGTGATTGGGATCCTTATAATGCTGTAATTGTTTCTGAATATACAGGGGCTGTCGAGTATGAACACATAACTGAAGGAGTTACCTACCGCGAAGAAGCAGATGAACAAACCGGATATCGGGATAAGGTTATTATTGAAAGTAAAAACAAAACCTTGATTCCTTCTATCAGAATTTTAGATGCTGTGGATGGTAAAGAGTTGTATTCTTACAGTTTACCGGTAGGTTCTCACATTAATGTGGAAAATCACGAAATGGTGCACAGAGGCAAGGTGTTGATTAAAATTCCTCGCGTTATTGGTAAAGTAAGGGATATTACCGGTGGACTACCTCGGGTAACTGAACTGTTCGAAGCCCGTAACCCTTCAAATCCGGCCGTTGTTTCTGAAATTGATGGAATTGTTTCCTATGGAAAAATAAAAAGAGGTAATCGCGAAATTACCATTACATCCCGAACCGGTAAAAAACGCACTTATTTAGTCCCTGTGTCTAAACATATCCTGGTATTGGAAAATGATTCTGTCAAAGCCGGAGACCCGCTTTCAGACGGAGCCATTACTCCATCCGACATTCTGAATATAAAAGGAACCTTTGCTGTTCAAGAATATTTGGTCAATGAAGTTCAGGAAGTTTACCGTTTACAAGGGGTAAAAATCAATGATAAGCATATCGAGTCTATTGTGCGGCAGATGATGCGTAAAGTTAGCATCGTTGAACCCGGAGATACCCGGTTTATGGAAAAAATGGCGGTTGACAAAATCGAATTCATGGAAGAAAACGACCGCATTTTTGATAAAAAGGTAGTAACTGATGCCGGAGATTCAACTGTTTTGAGAACCGGACAAATTGTATCACTTAGACAATTGAGAGAAGAAAACTCTTACCTTCGTCGAAATGATAAAAAATTAGTTCAGTTCAGGAATGCAATATCTGCCACATCCAGACCGCTTTTGCAGGGTATTACCAGAGCATCTTTAGGAACAAGCAGTTGGATTTCAGCCGCTTCATTTCAGGAAACGACCAAAGTACTTAGTCAGGCAGCTATTGCTGCAAAACGGGACGATTTGCTTGGACTAAAAGAAAATGTCATTGTTGGACACCTTATCCCTGCAGGAACAGGTTCCCGACAATTCCGTCGTTTAGTGGTTGGTTCTAAAGAAGAGTTGGAAAGAATGACTAACCGAAACCCGGCAATTATTGATTAGGCGTTAAACAACATTTTAACGAATGATAAATCAAGCCCTTTTACTTTTTTAAGTAAAAGGGCTTTTTTATTGCTGGGTTTTAATAGTCCTACATTCTTCGGAGCAAAAGCATAAACACCTCTGATTCTACATATCTGAAATCAAAGCTTTGTTCCAGTTTATCTATCACGGTTTTGGGTACTTGTTATAACTTATAAGGTTTAACAGAAGTATCAATCACCCATAAACAGAAACATTTTTCATACACATAGTATGTTATATTTTGTAAAATACCTAAAATTGAACAATAAAAAACCGGCATTGCATAAGCAACGCCGGTCGTTATAAAAAAACAAGTTTAGAGTATAGACTTATTTATTCGTTTTCAGCTTCAGCATCAGTTGTTTCTTCTTCATTATTGTTTTCTTCAGTTGCTGTTTCTGCGACTTTACTTTCTTCTGATGAAGAACTTTCCATTTTAGCTTTCAATTGAGCCAATTCATCTAAGTCGCCAAAGGTTGATTTTTCAGTTTGCTGATTAATTTTTTGAACCTTTTCGGTAGCTTCCTGATCTTCTTTGGCTTTGTTTTCTTTTTCAGTTTTTTCAGCCTGCTCTTTTTGTTTTTTCCAGGTCTCTATATGGGAAACAATAATGCGTTTATCATTACGGTCGAACTCTGAAATTACAAAATCGAGGGTTTCATCTAATGAGGCAGTGGTATTGTCTTCCTTTTTCAACAATTTAATAGGGGCAAAAGCCTCTAAACCGTAGGGTAAGGAAACTGTTGCACCATTGTCGTCTTTACGGATGATGGTACCTTGGTGAATAGATCCCGTTGGGAAAACAGTAGCAAAAGTATCCCAAGGGTCTTCTTCGATTTGT
This is a stretch of genomic DNA from Sphingobacteriales bacterium. It encodes these proteins:
- the rpoC gene encoding DNA-directed RNA polymerase subunit beta', giving the protein MSAIKKDKEKKKNADFTSITISLASPDIILANSYGEVTKPETINYRTYKPEREGLFCERIFGPIKDYECFCGKYKRIRYKGIVCDRCGVEVTEKKVRRERMGHIKLVVPVVHIWYFKSLPNKIGYILGMSSKKMETVIYYERYVVIQPGVLENKVSYLDLLNEEDYLEMLDALPKDNQHLPDTDPNKFIAKMGGEAVKDLLERIDLDSLSFQLRTSAENESSQQRKAEALKRLSVVEAFREANSVRENRPEWMVVQYLPVIPPELRPLVPLDGGRFASSDLNDLYRRVIIRNNRLKRLIEIKAPEVILRNEKRMLQESVDSLFDNSRKSNAVKAEGGRALKSLSDVLKGKQGRFRQNLLGKRVDYSGRSVIVVGPTLKMHECGLPKAMAAELFKPFIIRKLIERGIVKTVKSAKKLVDRKESVVWDILENILRGHPVLLNRAPTLHRLSIQAFQPVLVEGKAIQLHPLVCTAFNADFDGDQMAVHVPLSNEAILEAQLLMLSSHNILNPQNGTPIALPSQDMVLGLYYITKERKGIPGHPMKGEGKMFYSTEEVIIAFNERALDLHSIIKVKVKVRNAEGNLSSQLLTTTTGRVLFNEVVPSKVGFINKLLSKKELRTVIGDIIKVVGISRTAQFLDDIKKMGFEWAFKGGLSFSINDLLVPSQKLEMIQRAQSEVDEVASNYEIGLITNNERYNQVIDIWTRLGTRISDTLIRGIEEDRQGFNALYMMFHSGARGSKEQIKQLAGLRGLMAKPRKSGSVGPEIVENPILANFKEGLSVLEYFISTHGARKGLADTALKTADAGYLTRRLVDVAQDVIISEEDCYTLRGIEISALKDNEDVVEPLYERILGRMALQDIYHPHTEELIVAAGEEIGDDIARYIDEETGIESVAIRSVLTCESKYGVCVKCYGRNLTHNRMAQIGDAVGIIAAQSIGEPGTQLTLRTFHVGGTASNIATESKLTAKFDGIIELDELRSCVHVAENGDTKEIVLGRNGEVRILDSKTNRQLVINNIPYGANLYVKNGQQVSKGDVICDWDPYNAVIVSEYTGAVEYEHITEGVTYREEADEQTGYRDKVIIESKNKTLIPSIRILDAVDGKELYSYSLPVGSHINVENHEMVHRGKVLIKIPRVIGKVRDITGGLPRVTELFEARNPSNPAVVSEIDGIVSYGKIKRGNREITITSRTGKKRTYLVPVSKHILVLENDSVKAGDPLSDGAITPSDILNIKGTFAVQEYLVNEVQEVYRLQGVKINDKHIESIVRQMMRKVSIVEPGDTRFMEKMAVDKIEFMEENDRIFDKKVVTDAGDSTVLRTGQIVSLRQLREENSYLRRNDKKLVQFRNAISATSRPLLQGITRASLGTSSWISAASFQETTKVLSQAAIAAKRDDLLGLKENVIVGHLIPAGTGSRQFRRLVVGSKEELERMTNRNPAIID
- the rpoB gene encoding DNA-directed RNA polymerase subunit beta, which translates into the protein MAIYKSGYTERVNFGKIKQTFDYPDLLGIQIDAFKKFFQIETTPENRSNEGLYAVFRENFPISDARNIFTLEFLDYFIDPPRYTIEECINRGLTYSVPLKAKLRLSCNDEEHVDFKTIEQEVFLGNLPYMTAKGTFIVNGAERIVVSQLHRSPGVFFSQSVHPNGTRIYSARVIPFKGAWIEFATDINNVMYAYIDRKKKFPVTTLLRAIGYDTDKSILELFDLANEIQVTQTTLEANLGKKLAARVLRTWVEDFVDEDTGEVVTIERNEVLLDRDTVLDENNIQDILETGIATIILQKDERAGDFAIILNTLQKDTSNSELEAVQHIYRQLRGADPPDEETARGIIDKLFFSDKRYDLGEVGRYKINKKLKLTTSESVRVLTKEDIISMVEYLVKLTNQNAEIDDIDHLSNRRIRTVGEQLFAQFSVGLARMARTIRERMNVRDTEVFTPIDLINARTLSSVINTFFGTSQLSQFLDQTNPLSEITHKRRISALGPGGLSRERAGFEVRDVHYSHYGRLCTIETPEGPNIGLISTMCIHAKVNDLGFLETPYRKVSEGKVLMGPKDVAYLSAEEEDDKMIGQAIAEIDSKDGSIKADRIKARQEGEFPIVAPEELQFIDVASNQIVGVSASLIPFLENDDANRALMGSNMQRQAVPLLRPEVPIVGTGLEAKVAQDSRMLLNAERKGIVEFVDSTKIVVRYERTNEERIASFEDDCVTYELIKFRRTNQATCINLKPVVRKGDLVEAGQALCEGFATANGELSLGQNLTVAFMPWKGYNFEDAIVISERVVREDIFSSIHIESFDLEVRDTKLGEEELTNDIPNVSEDATKDLDENGIIRIGAHIKEGDILVGKITPKGESDPTPEEKLLRAIFGDKAGDVKDASLKVPPSIEGVVIGKQLFARAKKNKESKGKEKDEVTKAEHEHKVVLDKLRDILLGKLMELLEGKRSEGIRNNHQEEVIPVGVKFTLPILSAIDDFRILDMRKWTTDSLTNDTLKRLVHNYTIKVGEEIARFKRVKFSITIGDELPTGVLKLAKVYIAKKRKLRVGDKLAGRHGNKGIVAKIVRLEDMPFLADGTPMDIVLNPMGVPSRMNLGQIYETVLGWAGKKLGLKYACPIFDGPTVDVIESEIKKAGLPSLGQTYLYDGETGDRFHQPATVGVIYMLKLAHMVDDKMHARSIGPYSLITQQPLGGKAQFGGQRFGEMEVWALEAFGASNILREMLTVKSDDIIGRAKAYEAIVKGDVIPNPGIPESFNVLMHELQGLALELDLK